One window from the genome of Enterobacter asburiae encodes:
- a CDS encoding esterase-like activity of phytase family protein, with amino-acid sequence MKRKIIPVLIGCALSFSGLAAQPTAERYVVSFPEGSHVSYSGAFASAFPNGLPVGIGSGLLFTGKQGDALTFATVTDRGPNADAPKMGKNEAKIFVTPDFAPLLMTIRVQNGKAEATDARPLHDDKGEINGLPLQSGVIGSTNEVAFSDTLKILKGDNRGLDTEGITPDGKGGYWLCDEYGPFLINVDGKGKILAIHGPQAAEGEKSIAGGLPNIIKWRQANRGFEGLTRMPDGRIIAAVQSTLDIDGKSKKQALFTRLVSFDPATGKTAMYGYPIDSAAYGKNSDAKIGDIVALDDQHILLIEQGSDKNDGMRNLIYKVDLSKASDLSAFDKPGEYPEFDDEKTLAQRGITLAAKTQVVDLRALGWQQEKAEGLALIDSKRLAVANDNDFGVKVAMQNPVEGKKLKDYRVNAEGKLTLDDKPVETTLSVKPLKKPESDSELWIITLPEAVK; translated from the coding sequence ATGAAAAGAAAAATTATTCCTGTGCTAATCGGTTGTGCGCTCTCTTTCTCTGGCCTGGCGGCGCAGCCTACTGCTGAGCGCTATGTCGTCAGCTTCCCTGAAGGCTCCCACGTGAGCTACAGCGGCGCGTTTGCCAGCGCGTTTCCGAACGGACTGCCCGTGGGAATCGGTTCTGGCCTGCTGTTTACGGGCAAGCAGGGCGATGCCCTGACCTTTGCGACCGTGACCGATCGCGGTCCAAACGCCGATGCGCCAAAAATGGGTAAAAACGAAGCCAAAATATTTGTCACGCCAGATTTCGCCCCCCTGCTGATGACCATCCGCGTTCAGAACGGCAAAGCAGAGGCAACGGATGCCCGCCCGCTGCATGATGACAAAGGCGAGATTAACGGTCTGCCACTGCAAAGCGGCGTGATTGGCTCGACCAATGAAGTGGCGTTCAGCGACACGCTAAAAATTCTGAAGGGCGACAACCGCGGGCTGGACACGGAAGGCATCACGCCGGACGGGAAAGGCGGCTACTGGCTGTGCGACGAGTATGGTCCGTTCCTGATTAACGTCGACGGCAAAGGGAAGATCCTGGCGATCCACGGGCCTCAGGCGGCGGAAGGGGAGAAGTCCATCGCGGGCGGTCTGCCAAACATTATCAAATGGCGCCAGGCGAATCGGGGCTTTGAAGGCCTGACCCGGATGCCGGACGGGCGGATTATCGCCGCCGTGCAAAGCACGCTGGATATCGACGGTAAGAGCAAAAAGCAGGCGCTGTTTACGCGTCTGGTGAGCTTCGACCCAGCGACCGGGAAAACAGCGATGTACGGTTACCCAATCGACAGCGCGGCCTACGGTAAAAACAGCGACGCCAAAATCGGCGACATTGTGGCGCTCGATGACCAGCACATCCTGCTGATTGAGCAGGGAAGCGATAAAAACGACGGCATGCGTAACCTGATTTACAAGGTGGATCTCAGCAAGGCGAGCGACCTTTCCGCCTTTGACAAGCCGGGCGAGTACCCGGAGTTTGATGATGAGAAAACCCTGGCGCAGCGCGGCATAACGCTTGCGGCTAAAACGCAGGTCGTGGATCTGCGCGCGCTGGGCTGGCAGCAGGAGAAGGCCGAAGGGCTGGCGCTAATTGACAGCAAACGGCTTGCGGTGGCGAACGATAACGACTTTGGCGTGAAGGTGGCGATGCAAAACCCGGTCGAGGGCAAGAAGCTCAAGGATTATCGGGTGAACGCGGAAGGCAAGCTGACGCTGGATGATAAACCGGTGGAAACCACGCTCAGCGTGAAGCCGCTGAAGAAGCCAGAGTCGGACAGCGAGCTGTGGATTATAACGCTGCCGGAAGCGGTGAAATAA
- a CDS encoding 4-hydroxyphenylacetate 3-monooxygenase reductase subunit, which yields MQSEQRLRFRDAMSSLSAAVNVVTTEGEAGRCGITATAVCSVTDTPPSVMVCINANSAMNPVFQGNGRLCVNVLNHEQEIMARHFAGMTGMTMEERFALSCWQKGPLGQPVLKGALASLEGEISQVQTIGTHLVYLVEVKNIILSDAGHGLIYFKRRFHPVMLEAEAAV from the coding sequence ATGCAATCAGAACAACGCCTGCGTTTTCGCGACGCGATGAGCAGCCTGTCGGCGGCAGTCAATGTGGTCACCACCGAGGGCGAGGCGGGCCGCTGCGGCATTACCGCTACAGCCGTCTGTTCGGTGACTGACACCCCACCGTCGGTCATGGTTTGCATCAACGCCAACAGCGCCATGAACCCGGTATTTCAGGGCAACGGCAGGCTGTGCGTTAACGTACTGAACCACGAGCAGGAGATCATGGCTCGCCATTTCGCCGGGATGACCGGAATGACGATGGAGGAGCGCTTTGCCCTCTCCTGCTGGCAGAAAGGCCCGCTGGGGCAGCCGGTGCTCAAGGGCGCGCTGGCCAGCCTTGAAGGCGAGATTAGCCAGGTGCAAACCATCGGCACGCATCTTGTCTACCTTGTTGAAGTTAAGAACATCATTCTGAGTGACGCGGGACACGGCCTGATCTACTTCAAGCGCCGTTTCCACCCGGTCATGCTGGAGGCGGAAGCCGCCGTGTGA
- a CDS encoding helix-turn-helix transcriptional regulator: MAKTTRSRSAERLVDILVELHLNGVVNRSALMEKFKITERTVYRDLNALSPIVEHTGNGLYRLIHSAQSPGGQGLHHTLANFLNADSFFPERNTEFWQNLEARVDENHILILANEAEHTVQRDIRRHLTKIERSIKNHNVCQIVYKGKTRLINPYKLINKKNIWYLQATENSRLKSFSLSQISWFDIQKTTFTPEENVLELLEKSLDPWVSENTFAVKIFIKDNISHYFLRRDLLPEQELLEEQQGGVTLRCQAAHENQILPLLFYWLPHIQILEPSWLKEKLIGTLENYLAVERNPNNQVISIT; this comes from the coding sequence ATGGCTAAAACGACGCGGAGCCGCTCGGCTGAACGTCTGGTCGATATTCTGGTTGAGCTACATTTAAACGGTGTGGTAAACCGCAGTGCGCTAATGGAGAAATTTAAAATTACCGAGCGTACCGTCTACCGGGATTTAAATGCCCTCTCTCCCATTGTTGAACATACCGGTAACGGGCTATATAGGCTGATCCATTCCGCACAATCGCCCGGCGGACAAGGCCTACACCACACCCTTGCTAACTTCCTGAATGCCGACAGCTTTTTCCCTGAAAGAAATACGGAATTCTGGCAAAATCTTGAAGCGCGCGTTGACGAAAACCATATTCTTATTCTTGCGAATGAAGCCGAACACACGGTCCAGCGCGATATTCGCCGTCATTTAACGAAAATCGAGAGATCGATTAAAAACCATAATGTTTGTCAGATTGTTTATAAAGGGAAAACCCGTCTGATTAATCCCTATAAACTCATTAACAAAAAAAATATATGGTATTTACAAGCCACCGAAAATAGCCGCCTGAAATCCTTCTCATTGAGCCAGATTAGCTGGTTTGATATTCAGAAAACGACCTTCACCCCGGAAGAAAATGTCCTTGAGCTGCTGGAAAAAAGCCTCGACCCTTGGGTATCTGAAAATACTTTCGCGGTGAAAATATTCATCAAAGATAATATTTCGCATTACTTCCTGCGCCGCGATCTTCTGCCGGAACAAGAGCTGCTGGAGGAGCAACAGGGCGGCGTCACGCTGCGCTGCCAGGCGGCGCACGAGAACCAGATCCTGCCGCTGCTGTTCTACTGGCTGCCCCATATTCAGATTCTGGAGCCGAGCTGGCTGAAGGAAAAACTGATCGGAACGCTGGAGAACTATCTGGCGGTGGAACGCAACCCGAATAATCAAGTGATCTCAATCACATAA
- a CDS encoding YfaZ family outer membrane protein, with the protein MKKLNILILSALTAVSGSALAMGGSIEQGKNFTNLNVEMGKSSSGLYTEGNWLKNTDDGTQTGGVGAGYNLEVGPVMLNAGAKAIYIGPKKGDNGVAFPIGGGVNVALTDSINVFGEGYVAPDGLNNSVKNYVEANGGVSWTPIKPVTLKVGYRHVSVDGKDGRPNHTLIDGAYVGGGVSF; encoded by the coding sequence ATGAAAAAGCTTAACATTCTTATCCTTTCTGCTTTGACCGCGGTATCGGGCTCCGCTTTGGCCATGGGCGGCAGCATCGAGCAGGGTAAAAACTTCACCAACCTGAATGTGGAAATGGGTAAATCCTCATCCGGCCTGTATACCGAAGGTAACTGGCTCAAAAATACCGATGATGGCACCCAGACCGGCGGCGTGGGCGCAGGCTACAACCTGGAAGTGGGCCCGGTGATGCTGAATGCAGGCGCGAAAGCCATCTACATCGGCCCGAAAAAAGGCGATAACGGCGTAGCGTTCCCAATCGGTGGCGGCGTGAATGTTGCCCTGACTGACAGCATTAACGTATTTGGTGAAGGATACGTTGCACCAGACGGACTAAACAACAGCGTGAAAAACTACGTTGAAGCTAACGGCGGCGTAAGCTGGACCCCAATCAAACCGGTTACGCTGAAAGTGGGCTACCGCCACGTAAGCGTCGACGGCAAAGATGGTCGTCCAAACCACACCCTGATTGACGGTGCGTACGTGGGCGGCGGCGTTAGCTTCTAA
- the hpaX gene encoding 4-hydroxyphenylacetate permease: protein MTTSTLQTHDNKAVEHRAINKLFRRLIVFLFILFVFSFLDRINIGFAGLTMGKDLGLTSTMFGLAATLFYVTYVLCGIPSNIMLAKIGARRWIAGIMVVWGIASTCTMFATSPETLYVLRMLVGIAEAGFLPGILVYLTWWFPAYHRARANALFMIAMPVTMMLGSILSGYILAMDGLWNLKGWQWLFLLEGLPSVVLGVVTWFYLNDTPDQATWLDDDEKQALKTMIAREQEVAIARSVTPKSTLREVLTPAVLLYTLAYFCLTNTLSAINIWTPQILQSFNTGSSNIVIGLLAAIPQFCTILGMIWWSRRSDRLKERKKHTILPYLFAAAGWMLASATDHSLIQLLGIIMASTGSFTAMAIFWTTPDQVISLQSRAVALAVINAIGNVGSAVSPLLIGILRDATGSFSSGLWFVAGLLVVGALVLTRIPMTQRDQQRNEHVPEPHRQH from the coding sequence CTTTGCCGGGCTGACGATGGGCAAAGATCTGGGCCTCACATCGACCATGTTTGGCCTGGCCGCGACGCTGTTTTACGTCACCTACGTGCTGTGCGGGATCCCGAGCAACATCATGCTGGCGAAGATCGGCGCGCGGCGCTGGATCGCCGGGATCATGGTGGTGTGGGGCATCGCCTCCACCTGCACCATGTTCGCCACCAGCCCTGAAACGCTTTACGTTTTACGCATGCTGGTGGGCATTGCCGAAGCGGGCTTCCTGCCGGGGATCCTGGTTTACCTCACCTGGTGGTTCCCGGCCTATCACCGCGCCCGCGCCAATGCGCTGTTTATGATCGCCATGCCGGTGACCATGATGCTCGGCTCGATCCTCTCCGGCTACATTCTGGCGATGGACGGGCTGTGGAATCTGAAGGGCTGGCAGTGGCTGTTCCTGCTGGAGGGGCTGCCGTCGGTGGTGCTCGGCGTGGTGACCTGGTTTTACCTCAACGACACGCCGGATCAGGCCACCTGGCTCGACGACGACGAAAAGCAGGCGCTGAAAACGATGATCGCCCGCGAGCAGGAGGTCGCCATTGCCCGGTCCGTCACGCCGAAATCAACGCTTCGCGAAGTGCTGACCCCGGCGGTGCTGCTTTACACGCTGGCCTACTTCTGCCTGACCAACACGCTCAGCGCCATCAACATCTGGACGCCGCAGATCCTGCAAAGCTTTAACACGGGGAGCAGCAATATCGTCATCGGCCTGCTGGCGGCGATCCCGCAGTTTTGCACCATCCTCGGGATGATCTGGTGGAGCCGCCGCTCCGACAGGCTGAAAGAGCGAAAAAAGCACACCATCCTGCCGTACCTGTTCGCCGCGGCGGGATGGATGCTGGCCTCGGCCACCGATCACAGCCTGATCCAGCTGCTTGGCATCATTATGGCCTCAACCGGATCCTTTACCGCCATGGCCATATTCTGGACCACGCCGGACCAGGTGATTAGCCTGCAGTCACGCGCGGTGGCGCTGGCGGTGATCAACGCCATCGGCAACGTCGGATCCGCCGTCAGCCCGTTGCTGATTGGGATCCTGCGCGACGCCACCGGCAGCTTCAGCTCCGGGCTGTGGTTTGTGGCCGGGCTGCTGGTGGTCGGCGCGCTGGTGCTGACGCGCATTCCGATGACGCAGCGGGATCAACAGAGGAACGAGCATGTGCCAGAGCCCCATCGCCAACATTGA
- the yjiA gene encoding GTPase: MTPIAVTLLTGFLGAGKTTLLRHILNEQHGFKIAVIENEFGEVSVDDQLIGDRATQIKTLTNGCICCTRSNELEDALLDLLDSRDRGEIDFDRLVIECTGMADPGPIIQTFFSHEILCQRYLLDGVIALVDAVHADDQMNQFTIAQSQVGYADRILLTKTDVAGESVKLRERLTRINSRAPIYTVTHGDIDLSQLFNTNGFMLEENVTAKPRFHFISDKQNDVASIVVELDYPVDISEVSRVMENLLLSFADKLLRYKGMLWIDGEPNRLLFQGVQRLYSADWDRPWGDEAPRSVMVFIGIQLPEEEIRAAFAGLKK; encoded by the coding sequence ATGACCCCGATTGCCGTTACCCTGCTGACCGGTTTTCTCGGCGCCGGCAAAACCACCCTGCTGCGCCACATCCTGAATGAACAGCACGGCTTCAAAATCGCCGTCATCGAAAACGAATTTGGTGAGGTCTCGGTAGACGATCAGCTGATTGGCGATCGCGCCACCCAGATCAAAACCCTCACCAACGGCTGCATCTGCTGCACCCGCTCTAACGAATTAGAAGACGCCCTGCTGGACCTGCTCGACAGCCGCGACCGCGGTGAAATCGATTTTGACCGTCTGGTGATCGAGTGCACCGGCATGGCCGACCCCGGCCCGATTATTCAGACCTTTTTCTCTCACGAGATCCTCTGCCAGCGCTACCTGCTTGACGGCGTGATTGCCCTGGTGGATGCGGTTCACGCTGACGATCAGATGAACCAGTTCACCATCGCCCAGTCTCAGGTGGGCTACGCCGACCGCATCCTGCTGACCAAAACCGACGTGGCGGGCGAAAGCGTTAAGCTGCGCGAGCGTCTGACGCGCATTAACTCCCGCGCGCCGATTTACACGGTGACGCATGGCGATATCGATCTGTCTCAGCTGTTCAACACCAACGGCTTTATGCTGGAAGAGAACGTCACCGCGAAACCGCGCTTCCACTTTATATCCGACAAGCAAAACGACGTGGCGTCGATTGTGGTCGAGCTGGACTACCCGGTGGACATCAGCGAGGTCTCGCGCGTGATGGAGAACCTGCTGCTGTCGTTTGCCGACAAGCTGCTGCGCTACAAAGGTATGCTGTGGATTGACGGCGAGCCGAACCGCCTGCTGTTCCAGGGCGTGCAGCGCCTGTACAGCGCCGACTGGGACAGACCCTGGGGCGATGAAGCGCCGCGCAGCGTGATGGTGTTTATAGGTATCCAACTCCCGGAAGAAGAAATTCGAGCGGCGTTTGCGGGTCTGAAAAAATAA
- a CDS encoding carbon starvation CstA family protein — MDTKKLLKHVPWALLGILGAFCLAVVALRRGEHVSALWIVVASVSVYLVAYRYYSLYIAQKVMKLDPTRATPAVINNDGLNYVPTNRYVLFGHHFAAIAGAGPLVGPVLAAQMGYLPGTLWLLAGVVLAGAVQDFMVLFISSRRNGASLGEMVKEEMGRVPGTIALFGCFLIMIIILAVLALIVVKALAESPWGVFTVCSTVPIALFMGIYMRFLRPGRVGEVSVIGIVLLVASIYFGGVIAHDPYWGPALTFKDTTITFALIGYAFISALLPVWLILAPRDYLATFLKIGVIVGLAIGILVINPDLKMPAITQYIDGTGPLWKGALFPFLFITIACGAVSGFHALIASGTTPKLLANEKDARLIGYGAMLMESFVAIMALVAASIIEPGLYFAMNTPPAGLGITMPNLHEMGGDNAALIMAQLKDASAHAAATVSSWGFVISPEQIMQTAKDIGEPSVLNRAGGAPTLAVGIAHVFHKVLPWADMGFWYHFGILFEALFILTALDAGTRAGRFMLQDLLGNFVPFLKKTDSLVAGILGTAGCVGLWGYLLYQGVVDPLGGVKSLWPLFGISNQMLAAVALVLGTVVLVKMKRTKYIWVTVVPALWLLLCTTWALGLKLFSANPQLEGFFFMANQYKEKIAAGGADLTAQQIANMNHIVVNNYTNAGLSILFLVVVYSIIFYGIKTWLNVRNADGRTDKETPYVPVPEGGVKTSSHH; from the coding sequence ATGGATACTAAAAAACTACTGAAGCACGTGCCCTGGGCCTTACTCGGGATCCTCGGCGCTTTTTGTCTGGCGGTTGTCGCATTACGCCGGGGCGAACACGTAAGCGCCCTGTGGATCGTGGTCGCGTCCGTTTCCGTCTATCTTGTTGCTTATCGCTACTACAGCTTGTACATCGCGCAGAAGGTCATGAAGCTCGACCCGACGCGCGCCACTCCGGCGGTCATTAACAATGACGGCCTGAACTACGTGCCAACCAACCGCTACGTGCTGTTTGGTCACCACTTTGCCGCTATCGCCGGTGCAGGCCCGCTGGTCGGCCCGGTGCTGGCCGCGCAGATGGGCTACCTGCCGGGTACCCTGTGGCTGCTCGCAGGCGTCGTGCTGGCGGGTGCGGTGCAGGACTTTATGGTGCTGTTTATCTCTTCTCGCCGTAACGGCGCCTCTCTGGGTGAGATGGTCAAAGAAGAGATGGGCCGCGTGCCGGGGACCATCGCCCTGTTCGGCTGCTTCCTGATTATGATCATCATCCTCGCGGTGCTGGCCCTGATCGTGGTGAAAGCGCTGGCCGAAAGCCCGTGGGGTGTCTTCACCGTCTGCTCAACCGTGCCGATTGCGCTGTTCATGGGTATCTACATGCGCTTCCTGCGTCCGGGACGCGTGGGTGAAGTATCGGTGATTGGTATCGTGCTGCTGGTGGCCTCCATCTACTTCGGCGGCGTGATTGCGCACGACCCGTACTGGGGCCCGGCGCTGACCTTCAAGGACACCACCATTACCTTCGCGCTGATTGGCTATGCGTTTATCTCCGCGCTGCTGCCGGTCTGGCTGATTCTGGCCCCGCGCGACTACCTGGCGACCTTCCTGAAAATCGGCGTTATCGTCGGTCTGGCGATCGGCATCCTGGTGATTAACCCGGATCTGAAAATGCCTGCGATAACGCAGTACATCGACGGTACCGGCCCGCTGTGGAAAGGCGCCCTGTTCCCGTTCCTGTTCATCACCATCGCCTGCGGTGCGGTCTCTGGCTTCCACGCCCTGATTGCGTCCGGCACCACGCCTAAGCTGCTGGCGAACGAGAAAGACGCGCGTCTGATCGGCTACGGCGCGATGCTGATGGAGTCCTTCGTGGCGATCATGGCGCTGGTTGCAGCCTCCATTATCGAACCGGGTCTGTACTTCGCGATGAACACCCCGCCTGCTGGCCTCGGCATTACCATGCCAAACCTGCACGAGATGGGCGGCGATAACGCGGCGCTGATTATGGCGCAGTTGAAGGACGCGAGCGCACACGCCGCGGCGACCGTCAGCTCCTGGGGCTTCGTGATTTCGCCTGAGCAGATCATGCAGACCGCGAAGGACATCGGCGAACCGTCCGTGCTGAACCGCGCAGGCGGTGCACCTACGCTTGCCGTCGGTATCGCACACGTGTTCCACAAAGTGCTGCCGTGGGCGGACATGGGCTTCTGGTACCACTTCGGTATTCTGTTCGAAGCGCTGTTCATCCTGACCGCGCTGGACGCAGGTACCCGTGCGGGCCGCTTCATGCTGCAGGACCTGCTCGGTAACTTCGTGCCGTTCCTGAAGAAAACCGACTCTCTGGTGGCGGGCATTCTGGGTACTGCCGGCTGCGTCGGCCTGTGGGGCTACCTCCTGTATCAGGGCGTTGTCGACCCGCTCGGCGGCGTGAAGAGCCTGTGGCCGCTGTTCGGTATCTCTAACCAGATGCTGGCAGCCGTTGCTCTGGTGCTCGGTACCGTGGTCCTCGTGAAGATGAAACGCACCAAATACATCTGGGTAACGGTTGTTCCTGCGCTGTGGCTGCTGCTCTGCACCACCTGGGCGCTTGGCCTGAAGCTGTTCAGCGCCAACCCGCAGCTGGAAGGCTTCTTCTTCATGGCTAACCAGTACAAAGAGAAGATTGCCGCAGGCGGCGCGGATCTGACCGCGCAGCAGATTGCCAACATGAACCATATCGTGGTGAACAACTACACCAACGCGGGTCTGAGCATTCTGTTCCTGGTGGTGGTGTACAGCATCATCTTCTACGGCATCAAAACCTGGCTGAACGTGCGCAACGCCGACGGTCGTACGGATAAAGAAACTCCGTACGTGCCGGTGCCGGAGGGCGGCGTGAAGACCTCTTCACACCATTAA
- the hpaA gene encoding 4-hydroxyphenylacetate catabolism regulatory protein HpaA, with translation MCQSPIANIDISKEYDESLGTDDVHYQSFARMAAFFGRDMQAHRHDQYFQMHFLDTGQIELQLDDHRYSVQAPLFVLTPPSVPHAFITESDSDGHVLTVREDLIWPLLEVLYPGTREAFGLPGICLSLADRPDELAALKHYWQLIARESTEQLPGREHTLVLLAQAVFTLLLRNAKLDDHASGGMRGELKLFQRFTQLIDAHYHQHWTVPEYASELHLTESRLTDICRRFANRPPKRLIFDRQLREARRLLLFSDSAVSEIAWQLGFKDPAYFARFFNRLVGCSPSAYRAQKVPVS, from the coding sequence ATGTGCCAGAGCCCCATCGCCAACATTGATATCAGCAAGGAGTACGACGAAAGTCTGGGCACCGACGATGTGCACTACCAGTCGTTCGCCCGCATGGCGGCCTTTTTTGGCCGCGACATGCAGGCGCATCGTCACGACCAGTATTTTCAGATGCACTTTCTCGATACCGGGCAGATTGAGCTCCAGCTCGACGATCACCGCTACTCGGTGCAGGCCCCGCTGTTCGTCCTCACGCCGCCGTCGGTGCCGCACGCGTTTATCACCGAATCCGACAGCGACGGGCACGTGCTGACGGTGCGCGAGGATCTGATCTGGCCGCTGCTTGAAGTGCTCTACCCCGGCACGCGGGAAGCGTTTGGCCTGCCGGGGATCTGCCTCTCGCTGGCCGACAGGCCGGACGAGCTGGCGGCGCTGAAGCACTACTGGCAGCTGATTGCCCGGGAATCCACGGAACAGCTGCCGGGGCGCGAGCATACCCTGGTCCTGCTGGCGCAGGCGGTCTTCACCCTGCTGCTGCGCAACGCGAAGCTCGACGACCACGCTTCGGGCGGCATGCGCGGCGAGCTGAAGCTGTTCCAGCGCTTTACCCAGCTGATAGATGCCCACTACCACCAGCACTGGACGGTGCCGGAATACGCCAGCGAACTGCACCTGACCGAATCCCGCCTGACAGATATCTGCCGCCGCTTCGCCAACCGCCCGCCGAAGCGGCTGATCTTCGACCGGCAGCTTCGCGAAGCCAGGCGGCTGCTGCTCTTCTCCGACAGCGCGGTGAGCGAGATTGCCTGGCAGCTGGGGTTTAAGGATCCGGCCTATTTTGCCCGGTTTTTTAACCGCTTAGTGGGGTGCTCGCCGAGCGCGTATCGGGCGCAGAAAGTACCGGTTTCCTGA
- a CDS encoding YbdD/YjiX family protein translates to MFGNLGEAKKYLGQAAKMLIGIPDYDNYVEHMKTNHPDKPYMTYTEFFRERQEARYGGSGEGGVRCC, encoded by the coding sequence ATGTTTGGTAACTTAGGCGAAGCAAAAAAATACCTCGGTCAGGCGGCGAAAATGCTGATTGGCATTCCGGACTATGACAACTACGTTGAGCATATGAAGACCAACCATCCGGATAAGCCGTACATGACCTACACCGAATTCTTCCGCGAGCGTCAGGAAGCGCGCTACGGCGGAAGTGGAGAAGGCGGCGTCCGCTGCTGCTAA
- the hpaB gene encoding 4-hydroxyphenylacetate 3-monooxygenase, oxygenase component: MKPEDFRADAKRPLTGEEYLKSLQDGREIYIYGERVKDVTTHPAFRNAAASIAQMYDALHKPDMQDTLCWGTDTGSGGYTHKFFRVAKSADDLRQQRDAIAEWSRLSYGWMGRTPDYKAAFGCALGANPGFYGQFEQNARSWYTRIQETGLYFNHAIVNPPIDRHKPADEVKDVYIKLEKETDAGIIVSGAKVVATNSALTHYNMIGFGSAQVMGENPDFALMFVAPMDAEGVKLISRASYEMVAGATGSPYDYPLSSRFDENDAILVMDHVLIPWENVLIYRDFDRCRRWTMEGGFARMYPLQACVRLAVKLDFITALLKKSLECTGTLEFRGVQADLGEVVAWRNMFWALSDSMCSEATPWVNGAYLPDHAALQTYRVMAPMAYAKIKNIIERNVTSGLIYLPSSARDLNNPQIDQYLAKYVRGSNGMDHVERIKILKLMWDAIGSEFGGRHELYEINYSGSQDEIRLQCLRQAQSSGNMDKMMAMVDRCMSEYDQHGWTVPHLHNNSDINMLDKLLK, encoded by the coding sequence ATGAAGCCTGAAGATTTCCGCGCTGATGCCAAACGTCCGTTAACCGGCGAAGAGTATTTAAAAAGCCTGCAGGACGGCCGTGAGATTTATATCTACGGCGAGCGCGTCAAAGACGTCACCACCCATCCGGCGTTTCGCAACGCGGCGGCCTCTATCGCGCAGATGTACGACGCGCTGCACAAGCCGGACATGCAGGACACCCTCTGCTGGGGCACCGACACCGGCAGCGGCGGCTATACCCACAAGTTCTTCCGCGTGGCGAAAAGCGCCGACGACCTGCGCCAGCAGCGCGACGCTATCGCCGAGTGGTCGCGCCTGAGCTACGGCTGGATGGGCCGCACGCCGGACTACAAGGCCGCGTTCGGCTGCGCGCTCGGCGCCAACCCGGGCTTCTACGGCCAGTTCGAGCAGAACGCCCGCAGCTGGTACACGCGCATTCAGGAAACCGGCCTGTACTTCAACCACGCCATCGTTAACCCGCCGATCGACCGCCACAAGCCGGCGGACGAGGTGAAAGACGTCTACATCAAGCTGGAGAAAGAGACCGACGCCGGGATCATCGTCAGCGGCGCGAAAGTGGTGGCAACCAACTCGGCGCTGACCCACTACAACATGATCGGCTTCGGCTCCGCGCAGGTGATGGGTGAAAACCCGGACTTTGCGCTGATGTTCGTCGCGCCGATGGACGCCGAGGGCGTGAAGCTGATCTCCCGCGCCTCTTACGAGATGGTGGCAGGCGCAACCGGATCCCCGTACGACTACCCGCTCTCCAGCCGCTTCGACGAGAACGACGCGATCCTGGTGATGGATCACGTGCTGATCCCGTGGGAAAACGTGCTGATCTACCGCGATTTCGACCGCTGCCGTCGCTGGACGATGGAAGGTGGATTTGCGCGGATGTACCCGCTGCAGGCCTGCGTGCGTCTGGCGGTGAAGCTCGACTTCATCACCGCCCTGCTGAAGAAATCCCTTGAGTGCACCGGTACCCTGGAGTTCCGCGGCGTGCAGGCGGATCTCGGCGAAGTGGTGGCCTGGCGCAACATGTTCTGGGCGCTGAGCGACTCCATGTGCTCCGAAGCCACCCCGTGGGTCAACGGCGCGTATCTGCCGGATCACGCCGCGCTGCAAACCTACCGCGTGATGGCGCCGATGGCCTACGCGAAGATCAAGAACATCATCGAGCGTAACGTGACGTCCGGTCTGATCTACCTCCCGTCCAGCGCCCGGGATCTGAACAACCCGCAGATCGACCAGTATCTGGCGAAATACGTGCGCGGCTCCAACGGCATGGACCACGTCGAACGCATCAAGATTTTGAAGCTGATGTGGGACGCCATCGGCAGCGAGTTCGGCGGCCGCCACGAGCTGTACGAAATCAACTACTCCGGCAGTCAGGATGAGATCCGCCTGCAGTGTCTGCGCCAGGCGCAGAGCTCCGGCAACATGGACAAGATGATGGCGATGGTCGACCGCTGCATGTCCGAATACGACCAACACGGCTGGACGGTGCCGCACCTGCACAACAACAGCGATATCAACATGCTGGATAAGCTGCTGAAATAA